One stretch of Flavobacterium sp. 9 DNA includes these proteins:
- a CDS encoding LytTR family DNA-binding domain-containing protein: protein MKIVIIEDEHLASSYLKSILEQQTIISISEISVLKSVKDAVAFFKTNTVDLAFMDIHLGDGKSLDIFEQTLVSCPVIFITAYDSYAVKVFKHFTIDYLLKPYEEEELLEALIKYKNIKETFNTNLIVESLVEIENQSNIQHHFLVNHRDKLISINDTAITYFFATGKHMFIYTNSGNSYLYNSNLTDLINKLDPVLFFKVNRKYIINRHHIQEIIKHSSQKIELLLNVSIPENEPIILSKKEINNFKNWLDS from the coding sequence ATGAAAATTGTCATTATTGAAGATGAACATCTGGCTTCAAGCTATCTGAAATCAATTCTGGAACAACAAACTATAATTTCAATTAGTGAAATTTCTGTACTGAAATCGGTAAAGGACGCCGTTGCTTTTTTTAAAACAAATACGGTTGATCTTGCCTTTATGGATATTCATTTGGGAGACGGAAAAAGTCTGGACATTTTTGAGCAAACACTTGTTTCATGTCCTGTTATTTTTATCACTGCTTACGATTCTTATGCTGTAAAAGTTTTCAAACATTTCACGATTGATTATCTACTGAAACCTTATGAAGAAGAAGAATTACTGGAAGCTTTAATCAAATACAAAAACATTAAAGAAACCTTTAATACCAACTTAATTGTTGAATCACTTGTTGAAATTGAAAATCAAAGCAACATTCAACATCACTTTTTAGTAAATCACAGAGACAAACTCATTTCTATAAATGATACGGCAATCACCTATTTTTTTGCCACAGGAAAGCATATGTTTATCTATACCAATTCAGGTAACAGCTATTTGTACAATAGTAATTTAACGGATTTAATCAATAAACTTGATCCGGTTCTTTTCTTTAAAGTCAACCGAAAATATATCATAAACAGACATCATATTCAGGAAATCATCAAACATTCAAGTCAAAAAATAGAATTGCTTTTAAATGTTTCCATTCCCGAAAATGAACCTATTATTTTAAGTAAAAAGGAAATCAACAATTTTAAAAACTGGTTGGATTCCTAA
- a CDS encoding RagB/SusD family nutrient uptake outer membrane protein — MKNILKYVFFASVAITTVSCDNYLDVKPVGKVIPETLQDYRAIMTKGYSITVIHKALSAVRADELTFDEFNDNATFYRDHYIWNDINPDKTTNLFPYAALYNRIFYTNVVINEASQKLAPSAEKDQLLGEAYALRAYTYFDLLNIFSKPYNAATAATDKGVPLALKIDLEQAYIPQSIAVIYDQILSDNQEAKRLLNLDTQTTGLNYRFSKASLYAMESRIFLYRKEWAKAIEAADKAMTYKNALINLNTTAALPNLYNGPESILALEDPFINILKGTTYASPTLTGAYDKTNDLRFALYYQTSGSKFKFRKGGDIAQKCTFRTAELYLTKAEASAQLNDLPATRTIILAFIKNRYNATGFNTLSTSIAAMSQTQLLDLIAQERQREFAVEGHRWFDLRRTTQKQIIHTFGGDDHTLIENDPRYTLPFPQDARLNNPDL, encoded by the coding sequence ATGAAAAATATATTAAAATACGTATTCTTTGCCAGCGTAGCGATTACTACCGTAAGCTGCGATAATTATCTTGATGTTAAGCCAGTAGGTAAAGTAATTCCGGAAACTTTGCAAGATTACAGAGCTATAATGACAAAAGGTTATTCTATAACTGTAATTCATAAAGCATTGTCTGCTGTAAGAGCAGACGAATTGACTTTTGATGAGTTTAATGATAATGCCACTTTCTATAGAGATCATTATATCTGGAATGATATCAATCCTGATAAAACTACAAACCTTTTTCCTTATGCAGCTTTATACAACAGGATTTTTTATACGAATGTAGTTATCAATGAAGCAAGCCAAAAGTTAGCACCTTCTGCAGAGAAAGACCAATTACTTGGAGAAGCTTATGCACTAAGAGCCTACACTTACTTTGATTTATTGAACATATTCAGTAAACCTTATAATGCTGCAACAGCTGCAACAGACAAAGGTGTTCCATTGGCTTTAAAAATAGATTTAGAGCAGGCTTATATTCCTCAAAGTATTGCTGTTATTTACGATCAGATTTTATCTGATAACCAAGAGGCAAAAAGATTATTGAATTTAGACACACAAACAACAGGTCTTAATTACCGTTTTTCTAAAGCTTCTTTATATGCTATGGAATCTCGTATTTTCCTTTACAGAAAAGAATGGGCTAAAGCTATTGAAGCTGCAGATAAAGCAATGACATACAAAAATGCTTTAATAAACTTAAATACAACAGCTGCTTTGCCTAACCTTTATAATGGTCCGGAATCTATTTTAGCGCTTGAAGATCCTTTTATCAATATTCTAAAAGGAACTACATATGCTTCACCAACATTAACTGGAGCTTATGATAAAACAAACGACTTACGTTTTGCTTTATATTATCAGACAAGCGGAAGCAAATTCAAATTTAGAAAAGGTGGAGATATCGCTCAAAAATGTACTTTCAGAACAGCTGAATTATATTTGACAAAAGCAGAAGCTTCAGCACAATTGAACGATCTTCCAGCGACAAGAACAATCATTTTAGCTTTTATCAAAAACAGATACAATGCTACAGGATTCAACACATTAAGCACATCAATTGCTGCTATGTCACAAACTCAGCTTCTTGATCTTATAGCTCAGGAAAGACAACGTGAGTTTGCAGTTGAAGGTCACCGTTGGTTTGATTTAAGAAGAACTACACAAAAACAAATCATCCACACATTTGGTGGAGATGATCATACTCTGATAGAAAATGACCCGCGTTATACGCTTCCATTTCCTCAAGATGCACGATTAAATAATCCTGATTTGTAA
- a CDS encoding TonB-dependent receptor plug domain-containing protein — protein sequence MRFLLFVFLFVHFSVWSQKGNITGKVTLGSSESAFGASVTVTETQKFVVVDNEGQFEIKGLSYGNYTLIISSLEAKAKTINVVLNSASQQLNIVLEKNDPKALKEVVVQKTSVKKEIQNKGFSVNVIETKDAATRNLQTNELLDRSAGVRIRQNGGMGSSVNYNLNGMSGNSIRIFIDGIPLSTYGSSFNLNSIPPALIERIEVYKGVTPAHLADDALGGAINVILKKGAKNTVNASLSYGSFNTAQSNFNTTYRDKSGFTLKGSGFYNYSDNDYEIWGRFVYNTLPNGRYDYVRVKRFENRYRSYGGRFEAGFTDVKWADIFLIGLNMSEDHNQIQHGQYMTKPYKGRFSEADATAISLNYSKKDFLFKGLDFSTNTVFSKRHEMVNDTIKWNYNWYGKKAIGLYDAPILSNTGAQQAGPTINTITQNILSSRSIFTYNINEKNRIVFSNLYYMVDRNDDDLIKPEFQNNFEATRDLQKTVTSLAYEMQAFDSHLRTNIFGKFYEQKVNESKPEIVNQNGQNVIVEKKTQSTTPFFGYGLATSYFITPKIMISASAEKAIRLPNEIEIFGNPSENVIGNSDLKPEQSDNLNVGFQFGPYKTNQHKISVAASGFLRNATDKIVRTSGNRVNDAIQTLPFENLGKTQSIGFETSFDYVFKDRLFISMNMSKFNSLFKMQYDNNGGQLSNYDKQLPNEPFFTVNANVQYNFKGLIQKNSQLNLYYNCGYVDPFATLWIDVINSKTPAQFSQDLGLSYAFPNKQFVVSFDAKNIFDKQIFDNYAVQKPGRAFYLKLNYTINNF from the coding sequence ATGCGTTTTCTATTGTTTGTGTTTTTGTTCGTTCATTTTTCAGTTTGGTCTCAAAAAGGAAATATTACAGGAAAAGTAACATTAGGAAGTTCAGAATCTGCATTTGGAGCTTCGGTAACGGTTACAGAAACTCAAAAATTTGTTGTTGTTGACAACGAAGGTCAATTCGAAATAAAAGGATTATCATACGGAAACTACACCTTAATAATTTCTTCGCTTGAAGCGAAAGCAAAAACCATAAATGTTGTTCTAAACAGCGCTTCACAACAACTAAATATTGTTCTTGAAAAAAATGATCCAAAGGCTTTAAAAGAAGTAGTTGTTCAAAAAACATCGGTAAAAAAAGAAATTCAAAACAAAGGTTTTTCGGTAAATGTAATTGAAACAAAAGATGCTGCGACCAGAAATCTCCAAACCAATGAATTATTGGATCGTTCTGCGGGAGTAAGAATCAGGCAAAACGGAGGAATGGGTTCTAGCGTTAATTATAACCTCAACGGAATGTCCGGAAACTCAATTAGAATTTTCATTGACGGAATTCCGCTTTCTACTTATGGATCTTCTTTTAACCTCAACAGTATTCCGCCAGCATTAATTGAGCGTATTGAAGTTTATAAAGGAGTTACGCCAGCACATTTAGCCGATGATGCTTTGGGCGGCGCTATAAATGTTATACTGAAAAAAGGGGCAAAAAACACAGTAAATGCTTCTCTTTCTTATGGTTCTTTCAATACTGCTCAATCTAACTTTAATACAACCTATCGCGACAAATCAGGTTTTACTTTAAAAGGTTCCGGATTCTATAATTATTCGGATAACGATTATGAGATTTGGGGAAGATTTGTTTACAATACTTTACCAAACGGACGATATGATTATGTGAGAGTAAAACGTTTCGAAAACAGATACAGATCTTATGGCGGAAGATTCGAAGCTGGCTTTACAGATGTTAAATGGGCCGATATTTTTTTAATTGGCTTAAACATGTCCGAAGATCATAATCAAATTCAGCACGGTCAATATATGACAAAACCCTATAAAGGACGTTTTAGCGAAGCTGATGCAACGGCAATAAGTTTGAATTATTCCAAAAAAGATTTCCTTTTTAAAGGTCTTGATTTTTCAACAAATACGGTCTTTAGCAAAAGACACGAAATGGTAAACGATACCATAAAGTGGAATTACAATTGGTATGGAAAAAAAGCAATTGGTTTATATGACGCACCAATTTTATCAAATACCGGCGCACAACAAGCTGGTCCAACAATCAATACAATTACACAAAATATCTTAAGTTCAAGAAGCATATTTACGTATAATATCAACGAAAAAAACAGAATCGTTTTTAGTAATTTATATTATATGGTTGACAGAAATGATGACGATTTAATAAAACCGGAATTTCAAAACAATTTTGAAGCAACACGCGATTTACAAAAAACGGTTACTTCTTTGGCTTACGAAATGCAAGCTTTTGATTCTCACTTACGAACCAATATTTTCGGGAAGTTTTATGAGCAAAAAGTAAACGAAAGTAAACCTGAAATAGTAAATCAAAATGGTCAGAATGTTATAGTAGAAAAAAAGACTCAAAGCACTACTCCATTTTTTGGATACGGACTTGCAACTTCTTATTTTATTACGCCAAAAATAATGATCTCCGCATCTGCCGAAAAGGCGATTCGATTACCAAACGAAATTGAAATATTTGGAAATCCAAGTGAAAACGTAATTGGAAATTCTGATTTAAAACCGGAACAAAGTGATAATTTAAATGTTGGATTTCAATTTGGTCCTTACAAAACAAACCAACATAAAATCTCAGTTGCAGCATCTGGTTTTTTAAGAAATGCCACAGATAAAATTGTCAGAACTTCAGGAAATCGTGTAAATGATGCGATTCAAACTTTGCCTTTTGAAAATTTAGGAAAAACTCAATCCATTGGTTTTGAAACTTCTTTTGATTATGTTTTCAAAGATCGTTTGTTTATTTCGATGAATATGTCAAAGTTCAATTCGTTATTCAAAATGCAATACGACAATAACGGAGGTCAATTGTCAAACTACGACAAACAATTGCCAAATGAACCTTTCTTTACTGTAAACGCAAACGTTCAGTACAATTTTAAAGGGCTGATACAAAAAAATTCACAATTAAATCTCTATTACAACTGCGGTTATGTTGATCCGTTTGCTACGCTTTGGATTGATGTAATTAATTCTAAAACACCTGCACAATTTTCACAGGATTTGGGTTTGAGTTATGCTTTTCCGAATAAGCAGTTTGTGGTGAGTTTTGATGCCAAAAATATATTCGATAAACAGATTTTCGATAATTACGCCGTTCAAAAACCCGGACGCGCCTTTTATCTAAAACTGAATTATACCATCAATAATTTTTAA
- a CDS encoding transcriptional regulator has product MKNKEIQISDIWNDKKKDDLKNIIKSHSSKQSREQILKNQLLSIQYKLEDYIQSDNDTEVLKVLDFVKMYLKTLNITKKELASYFEMKDSNLHKYLIGERKLNAKLVLKLSTFSHTKPEQWYRVQVKNELIELNKEKANVEAYKKYDYRNLVQGV; this is encoded by the coding sequence ATGAAAAATAAAGAAATTCAAATTAGTGATATTTGGAATGATAAAAAGAAAGATGATTTAAAAAATATTATAAAATCTCATTCTTCAAAACAATCTAGAGAACAGATATTAAAGAATCAATTGCTTTCTATTCAATATAAATTGGAAGATTATATTCAAAGTGATAATGATACCGAGGTTTTAAAAGTACTTGATTTTGTTAAGATGTATTTAAAAACACTTAATATTACGAAAAAGGAATTAGCTTCTTACTTTGAAATGAAGGACAGTAATCTTCATAAGTATCTGATAGGAGAAAGAAAGTTAAATGCAAAACTGGTATTGAAGTTAAGTACTTTTTCTCATACTAAACCGGAGCAATGGTACAGAGTTCAGGTAAAAAATGAGTTGATTGAATTGAATAAAGAAAAAGCTAATGTAGAAGCTTATAAAAAGTATGATTACCGTAATTTAGTTCAAGGAGTATAA
- a CDS encoding SusC/RagA family TonB-linked outer membrane protein produces the protein MKNLFYMLSFLLALSGYAQERTIKGTVVDAKDGLPIPGVTVFVENSAVSNNTQQKGVIQSSSLGTVTDFDGTFEFKINSNMKSLRVTYMGYLPYTIDISSQNNYTISLKSDVAELKEIVVTGYQKIEKRKLTSAVAQVEMADIKQAGVASLDQMLIGQVAGVAVTQQTGAPGTISKIRIRGTASLNGAQDPLWVLDGLPLEGNDVPQNYDKDNIDVLSNFSIAGLNPDDIKDITILKDAAATAIYGARAANGVIVVTTKKGRKGNMKVDFNVNTFVTQKPDFSKLNLLNSSQKVDFELSLASREDLTYRDTAGEISRILNQANELGAYRSGGFSSLSPTTQNSINALRSNNTNWGDLLYRAAFNTQYGLSLSGGGERSDYYFSLGAYNEEGATVGTGFDRYNLTLKNNFDVTDKLHVGVGIFGTQSKKTSYLSDTDGFTNPSNYSRNVNPYLIPFNADGSYKYDKDIKGYGNGTVAVPFNFLEERENTNYELITRSVKALLDVDYNITKGLKASTQIGLQFDNNSSEKYAGKETYYTRKEREKTSVFSNGAYSYFLPVGGIIQNSNTDFFQYNWKTMVNYNTTLGGKHELEFMVGNELRKNKSTSINTKAFGYDPKTLTSTQIIFPTANYAADTNYRTYLKNENENAFASFFATASYTYNRKYTFFGSVRYDGSDLFGADPKYKYLPLWAASGSWAVSEENFLKDNDVISNLRLRASYGLQGNIDKNTSPYVVGTNQTTVILPGQTEPVISVSSPPNDKLRWEKTTNTNVGMDLGLFKNRINIVTDVYGRKSTDLIGLQSLAVENGFEYTNANWAQVTNKGYEISLSTRNIDHPNFKWNTTINFAHNKSNVDRIQTRSNSYLPSREGLPVNAVFALKTAGIDENGYPLFVNKKGETVNSQTFFALFDPYADFFPGVLSQSKLTDAETRDLFTYAGDLDPKFTGGFMNTFKIHNFDLTIATTFNIKQTVVEKPTFNGTSLDRGQNYTTDALNAWSPTNTGSHIPGITSPTSGTGDSWMAYQWYSPGAAPLEMYNYLDTWVHEMSFMRVSSIRFGYSLPKKAINSLFMENVRFSIEGRNLFVISSDYKGYFDPETFGNIYAQPIPRSISLGCNLTF, from the coding sequence ATGAAGAATTTATTTTACATGCTGAGTTTCCTTCTTGCCCTTTCCGGGTATGCGCAGGAAAGGACAATTAAAGGGACGGTAGTTGATGCCAAAGACGGATTACCAATACCAGGTGTTACTGTTTTTGTCGAAAACAGTGCCGTATCAAACAATACACAACAAAAAGGTGTGATTCAAAGTTCAAGCCTTGGAACCGTAACTGATTTTGACGGTACATTTGAATTTAAAATCAACAGCAATATGAAAAGTTTAAGAGTAACTTATATGGGTTACCTTCCTTATACTATTGATATTTCATCACAAAACAACTACACTATTTCTTTAAAATCTGACGTAGCAGAATTGAAAGAGATCGTTGTAACTGGTTACCAAAAAATTGAGAAAAGAAAATTAACATCGGCTGTTGCACAAGTTGAAATGGCAGATATCAAACAAGCGGGTGTTGCGAGTTTGGATCAAATGTTAATTGGTCAGGTTGCGGGTGTAGCGGTAACGCAACAAACTGGAGCTCCTGGAACGATCTCAAAAATCAGAATTCGTGGTACTGCATCTCTTAATGGTGCACAAGATCCGTTATGGGTTTTAGATGGTTTACCTCTTGAAGGAAATGATGTTCCTCAAAACTATGACAAAGACAATATAGATGTATTAAGTAACTTTTCTATCGCAGGATTAAACCCTGATGATATCAAAGATATTACCATATTAAAAGATGCTGCTGCAACTGCTATTTACGGAGCAAGAGCTGCAAATGGTGTTATTGTGGTAACAACTAAAAAAGGAAGAAAAGGAAACATGAAAGTAGACTTTAACGTTAATACTTTTGTGACTCAAAAACCTGATTTTTCTAAATTAAACCTTTTAAACTCTTCTCAAAAAGTAGATTTTGAACTTTCGCTAGCTTCTAGAGAAGATTTGACTTACAGAGACACGGCTGGGGAAATTTCCCGCATTCTAAACCAGGCTAATGAATTAGGAGCCTATAGATCGGGAGGTTTTTCGTCTCTAAGTCCAACAACACAAAACTCAATCAACGCTTTAAGAAGCAATAATACCAATTGGGGTGATTTATTGTACAGAGCTGCTTTCAATACACAATACGGATTAAGTTTATCTGGTGGTGGAGAAAGATCTGATTATTATTTCTCTTTAGGAGCTTATAATGAAGAAGGTGCTACTGTAGGAACTGGTTTCGACAGATACAACCTTACCTTAAAAAACAACTTTGATGTAACTGATAAATTACATGTTGGTGTTGGAATTTTTGGTACTCAAAGCAAGAAAACAAGTTACCTTTCAGATACAGATGGTTTTACAAATCCTTCTAACTATTCAAGAAACGTAAACCCATATTTGATTCCATTCAACGCTGATGGAAGTTATAAATATGATAAAGATATCAAAGGATATGGAAACGGAACTGTTGCTGTTCCTTTTAACTTCTTAGAAGAAAGAGAAAATACGAATTATGAATTAATAACAAGATCTGTAAAAGCATTACTTGATGTTGATTATAATATTACAAAAGGCTTAAAAGCAAGTACTCAAATTGGTTTACAGTTTGATAATAATTCTTCTGAAAAATACGCTGGTAAAGAAACTTACTATACAAGAAAAGAAAGAGAAAAAACAAGTGTATTTTCAAACGGAGCTTATAGTTATTTCCTTCCTGTTGGTGGAATTATCCAAAATTCAAACACAGACTTTTTCCAATACAACTGGAAAACTATGGTAAACTATAATACGACCCTTGGCGGAAAACATGAGTTAGAATTTATGGTTGGTAATGAATTAAGAAAAAACAAAAGCACTTCTATTAATACGAAAGCTTTTGGTTATGATCCAAAAACATTGACATCAACTCAAATTATTTTTCCAACTGCAAACTATGCAGCTGACACAAACTATAGAACGTATTTAAAGAATGAAAACGAAAATGCATTTGCATCGTTTTTTGCAACAGCATCTTATACTTATAACAGAAAATATACTTTCTTTGGAAGTGTTCGTTATGACGGATCAGATTTATTTGGTGCAGATCCTAAATACAAATACTTACCATTATGGGCAGCTTCTGGTTCATGGGCAGTATCTGAAGAAAATTTCTTAAAAGATAATGACGTAATTTCTAATTTAAGATTACGTGCATCTTACGGTTTACAAGGAAATATTGATAAAAACACTTCTCCGTATGTAGTTGGTACAAACCAAACAACTGTTATTTTACCAGGACAAACAGAACCTGTTATTTCGGTATCTTCTCCTCCAAATGATAAATTAAGATGGGAAAAAACTACCAATACTAACGTTGGAATGGATCTTGGTTTATTCAAAAATCGTATCAACATTGTTACTGATGTTTACGGAAGAAAAAGCACTGACTTAATTGGTTTACAATCACTTGCTGTAGAAAACGGGTTTGAATATACAAACGCTAACTGGGCGCAGGTAACTAATAAAGGATATGAAATTTCTTTGTCTACAAGAAACATTGATCATCCAAACTTTAAATGGAATACAACAATTAATTTCGCTCACAATAAGAGTAATGTTGATCGTATTCAAACAAGATCAAACAGTTATTTACCTTCTAGAGAAGGACTTCCGGTTAATGCGGTATTCGCATTAAAAACTGCAGGAATTGATGAAAATGGTTATCCTTTATTTGTAAATAAAAAAGGAGAAACTGTAAACTCACAAACCTTTTTTGCCCTTTTTGACCCTTATGCAGATTTTTTCCCGGGAGTTCTATCTCAATCTAAACTTACAGATGCTGAAACAAGAGATTTGTTTACTTATGCAGGAGATTTAGATCCTAAATTTACTGGTGGTTTCATGAATACATTCAAAATTCATAATTTTGATCTTACGATTGCTACTACTTTCAATATTAAACAAACTGTCGTTGAAAAACCTACTTTCAATGGTACAAGTTTAGATCGTGGTCAAAACTATACTACTGATGCGCTTAATGCATGGTCACCTACTAATACAGGTTCACACATACCTGGAATTACTAGTCCAACTTCAGGTACAGGAGATTCATGGATGGCTTACCAATGGTATTCTCCAGGAGCAGCTCCACTAGAAATGTACAATTACTTAGATACGTGGGTTCATGAAATGAGTTTTATGCGTGTAAGCAGTATTCGTTTTGGATATTCTTTGCCTAAAAAAGCTATAAACAGTTTGTTTATGGAGAACGTTAGATTTAGTATTGAAGGTAGAAACCTTTTCGTAATCAGCTCTGATTATAAAGGTTACTTTGATCCTGAAACTTTCGGAAATATCTATGCACAACCAATCCCAAGATCAATTTCTTTAGGATGTAACCTAACTTTTTAA
- a CDS encoding zinc-dependent metalloprotease, translating into MGKNAMLRTLKIILVLALLFSTGTMVSQKKDKKNKEDKTEAAKDTVKSSKGKKYNDLIKQGTFKKGLFNTIQVKTDLYLEINDSLFQREFLVVNKISNVPLPVNDAGLNKGMNYENKIITFHKDLVAKKVWVKSSEPKVSSPVGDAITASVNSNFSESIIEVFDIETKNNDSTSVIIKANKVFDGKQKSFNDVLSNIGFGGSVKSDLSYIESVKTFPKNIVVKSQLTTSVSEGGPALSVTIGVTSNIILLDKVPMQPRFADNRIGYFSDKHWYFNDSQHAVLEKELITRWRLEPKKEDIEKYKKGELVEPKKPIIYYIDPSTPKQWRSYIIEGVRDWQVAFERAGFKNAVIAKEPTAEDTDFDIDDVRYSVITYVASQKSNAMGPAVVDPRSGEIIESDIIWWHNVMTSLQSWMRIQTGAIDPKARGNKFSDEHMGEAIRFVSSHEVGHTFGLKHNMGASFAYPVESLRSKEFTAKMGGTAPSIMDYARYNYIAQPEDHVEAITPKIGEYDKYAIEWGYRWYGDQTEEHAALNNLIAKHQNDPLYFYGEQQDGNETIDPRSQSEDLGDDAMKASEYGLKNLKRVVSNILEWSYDKDESYYQTGKLYIGAIGQWNLYNYHVLNNLGGIYLNTTVHGDNKASYVPVPAAIQKRAVAYLLKNTITTPEWLFFNPILDKTNPLKDSPLGPYEYTPYTLVRELQYNVLYTMLGDDRLLRMTENELYQRNGAKENVFTVTQLFQTLRQSIFAPTIQNKSLTILERMTQKNYVDVLIVSTNKLFEKTDVKKTLQLEETLSMPHLCDYLDESKMARNINQSSLKRVTEVTSDKKGELNQILQLLKSKRSIGNQETKNHYFDLIQRIEKALSNTL; encoded by the coding sequence ATGGGGAAAAATGCAATGTTGAGAACCCTAAAAATCATCTTAGTTCTGGCACTATTATTTAGTACGGGCACGATGGTTTCTCAAAAAAAGGATAAAAAGAACAAAGAGGATAAAACTGAAGCTGCTAAAGACACGGTTAAATCTTCGAAAGGAAAAAAATATAATGATCTTATAAAACAAGGAACTTTCAAAAAAGGATTGTTCAATACCATTCAGGTTAAAACGGATCTTTATTTAGAAATAAATGATTCCCTTTTTCAGAGAGAGTTTTTAGTGGTTAATAAAATTTCAAATGTTCCTCTACCTGTTAATGATGCAGGACTTAATAAAGGAATGAATTACGAAAATAAAATCATCACTTTTCATAAAGATCTTGTTGCTAAAAAAGTTTGGGTAAAATCTTCAGAACCTAAAGTTTCTTCTCCGGTTGGCGACGCAATTACAGCTTCTGTAAACAGTAATTTTTCTGAGTCTATTATAGAGGTATTTGATATCGAAACAAAAAATAACGATTCGACATCGGTTATTATCAAAGCAAATAAGGTTTTTGACGGAAAACAAAAAAGTTTCAATGATGTATTAAGCAATATTGGCTTTGGCGGATCTGTAAAATCGGACTTGTCGTATATAGAAAGTGTGAAAACATTTCCTAAAAATATCGTTGTTAAATCGCAGCTTACGACTTCTGTAAGTGAAGGTGGTCCTGCATTGTCTGTTACAATTGGTGTTACTTCTAATATTATATTATTGGACAAAGTACCTATGCAACCTCGTTTTGCAGACAATCGTATTGGATATTTCTCTGATAAACACTGGTACTTTAATGACAGTCAACACGCTGTTCTTGAAAAAGAATTGATTACACGTTGGAGATTAGAGCCTAAAAAAGAAGATATTGAAAAATACAAAAAAGGTGAATTAGTAGAACCTAAGAAACCTATTATATATTATATCGATCCATCGACTCCTAAACAATGGCGCTCTTATATTATAGAAGGTGTTCGCGATTGGCAAGTAGCTTTTGAGAGAGCAGGTTTTAAAAATGCTGTAATCGCAAAAGAACCAACGGCAGAAGATACTGATTTTGATATTGATGATGTTCGTTATTCGGTTATTACTTATGTAGCGTCACAAAAATCAAATGCTATGGGACCTGCGGTTGTAGATCCTAGAAGTGGAGAAATTATTGAATCAGATATTATCTGGTGGCATAATGTAATGACTTCTTTGCAAAGTTGGATGCGTATTCAAACTGGCGCAATTGATCCAAAAGCTAGAGGAAACAAATTTAGCGATGAACATATGGGTGAAGCAATCCGATTTGTATCGTCTCACGAAGTTGGACATACTTTTGGTCTGAAACATAATATGGGAGCTTCTTTTGCATATCCTGTAGAATCTCTTCGATCTAAAGAATTTACAGCAAAAATGGGCGGAACTGCTCCATCAATCATGGATTATGCTCGTTACAATTATATTGCTCAACCTGAAGATCACGTAGAAGCTATCACGCCAAAAATTGGTGAATATGATAAATATGCTATCGAATGGGGTTACAGATGGTATGGCGATCAAACTGAAGAGCACGCAGCACTAAACAATCTAATTGCAAAACATCAAAATGATCCTCTTTATTTCTACGGAGAGCAACAAGATGGAAACGAGACAATAGATCCTCGCTCACAATCTGAAGATTTAGGTGATGATGCAATGAAAGCGAGTGAATATGGTCTTAAGAACTTAAAAAGAGTTGTAAGCAATATTCTGGAATGGAGTTATGATAAAGACGAATCTTACTACCAAACCGGTAAACTTTATATAGGTGCAATTGGTCAATGGAATTTATACAACTATCACGTATTAAATAATTTGGGTGGTATTTATTTGAATACTACTGTTCATGGTGATAATAAAGCAAGTTATGTTCCGGTTCCGGCTGCAATACAAAAGAGAGCTGTAGCTTATTTATTGAAAAATACGATTACAACTCCAGAGTGGTTATTTTTTAATCCGATTCTGGACAAAACAAATCCGTTGAAAGATTCTCCTCTTGGACCTTATGAATATACACCTTATACATTGGTAAGGGAATTACAATACAATGTTTTATACACGATGTTAGGTGATGATCGTTTATTGCGAATGACCGAAAATGAATTGTATCAACGTAATGGTGCTAAAGAAAATGTATTTACGGTTACTCAGTTATTCCAAACCTTACGTCAAAGCATTTTTGCTCCAACAATCCAGAACAAGTCATTAACGATTCTGGAACGTATGACTCAAAAGAATTATGTTGATGTATTGATTGTTTCGACTAATAAACTTTTTGAAAAAACGGATGTTAAAAAAACGCTTCAATTAGAAGAAACATTAAGCATGCCTCATTTATGTGATTATTTAGATGAATCAAAAATGGCACGTAACATTAATCAGTCTTCTCTAAAAAGAGTTACAGAAGTTACCTCTGATAAAAAAGGCGAATTGAATCAGATACTTCAATTATTGAAATCTAAAAGAAGCATCGGAAATCAAGAAACTAAGAATCATTATTTCGATTTGATTCAACGTATTGAAAAGGCATTAAGCAACACATTATAA